The DNA window CAATGGAAAGTTGACAGCATGAAGCAAGCCCTTCACCATGACTTCACCGTGTAAAGCCGTGTGTGCTCAAGTAAACGTAATCGAGTCTAAGACATATTAAAGCTGTCAGTTCTGCAGCCAGACATCTAATGAAAAAGCAAGTCAGAAGCCCACTGGCTTCGTGGCGCATACTGATTTATGAACTCGCGTCGTTCCCGCCTGCCTCACGAGTGACATcgttaaaacaaaacacacactctccaACCCGtcgattttcattttatgttatttctattttcttgcaaaaacaaaacaaaaatggcatACTTCTATGAGTTTTCCTGCACATCAACGAGGCAGGGAGGAGGTTTGCATATTTAGTTTGGTCGGGCATGTACACACGAGTCACCTGATTGGACGGGCTGCTGATTTCAGAGGCaggagagagatggacagaggACAAGGGCGAATGGCTATTGACTTGTGACCACAATTCAACAATCCTATGGCTAGCACTCTCATTCACGTCTAATCTAGAAACACTGCCTTGAGCTGTAAAATTGTGCAACTAGGTTTGGTGCCGCTAGCAgaaacacttcacctttaagaacCTATAAGACTAAACGTTATCTCATTCTGCCCTTAGCTAGCACTACAACATGCACGTGGCTACGAGGATGCTAGCAGGCATGACCATATTTAGCCCTAAACACACGGATATGGGTTAGCACACAGCAAgcaagagagagcgagagtggaGCTTTGTACAACGGCTGACGAGGCTCGCGCAGCTTCAGTCGCAGTAGATCTTGTACTTCTCGCTGCAGAACACCACCGGCGTTCCCAGGAGGCCGTTGGGCTCGGCTCGACCCCCGCAGGTGGCGGCGGCAGGGTGACTTACGTGGGAGTGGGTGGGCTTCCCACGTGAGGAGGCGGTGGTCTTGGAGCGGCCGCTGGCTCCGCCGGGTCGGTTCAGCTGGGGGTCAAACTCCAGGTCCTCCAGGCGCTGGGTGAGCGCCAGCTTCTGCTGGATGGCCATACGGAGGAGGGAGTTCAGTGTCTTCTTCTCATCCTCCGCAGCAGCCAGCTGCCTCTGCATCTCATCCAACTGAGTCACGTACTCGTCACAgctgagagacacagaggggGTTGGGATATATTAGTACTACAAAAAACATACTCCATAAGGCCCTGGATTTAAGATGTGCTTTTGTAGATCGGATCACGTGGACAACACTAAATACAGGTGTGAACGGGGTCTGACTGCAGACTGCTTTTGTCATGTAACTGTCGAATCGGCCACTGAAGACCCCTCTCTGCACCTACTGACCTAATTCTTACAGATCACAGGACGTGTTCCTAAAGCACACTAACAAGACAGGATTTAAACTTTGCCAGCTGAAATTGTAAATCTGGTTTGaagctaaaaaacaaaatgttcttgTGCCATTCCTGATTCTAACGCAAACCCTCAGCATTTGGCGTAGTTTTGCTGCTTTGTGTTCACTCCCTtcattaaccatggttttattatagtacaCGTGTACTAACCATGGTTTATAgcatattgattaccatttgtataaccagaGTCTTACTACAAAATACCACGGTTAAACTATGTtcagtgtagcaaaaccatggttaatttggtCAAATGGTCAAAAGAGATGGATCAAAACAGCAGCTGTTTGTGATCCGGctgatcaaaacacattttaataccaGGTTTCAACACCACTTATAAATTggcaaatgaaaattttgataaAACTGTCCGTTAAGTAATAGAAAGCCAAGACTCTCAATCTGCCTCAACCCTCTAGTACGAAGATATATGCACCTGATCAAATTAACCCTTTCATACATGAGGTTTATAAAGTAGATGGTCCTGACACTCAAATGGGAAATACAACCACTGCTCATTAGGCCATTTTTAGggatctttaaataaaataagacgTTGTCTCACATGTGTCATTTAAACAGATGGTAATGTTAATGGAGTGTTGAATGGTCAGGAGATGAAAGCATTCACAGCTGATGGAAGGGACAGAACGATTACAGAGCCACACCTTCCCGAACCTGCACTTACATCTCTACACCTCGAAGCACAGTGCGTGTCCGCGCACGCTCAACACCACCCAATACACCATAATCACTACACAACACGCCACTACCACCCTACAGTCATCATAAAACACAAATCCTGTGACTTTCTCAAGGGTGTGCTTCTCTAAGGACCAGGCGTGAGAATCTGaaagatcaaaaataaaacagtagtCTACTTTCTGAAAAGTTCTGGCtctaaaattgcatttaattctAACGTAAACGATCTAGTTTTGTCACATCATGAGAGTAAACTGTGTAAGATTAAAGAACCATGTTATTTGGTGGAAGGATAGTTTTAACTAATAGTAATAGttttttcattaatcattaatgaaaacttgctgaaatGAGCAGAGCCTCTCAAGTCATGTTACTTGACTGTTACCCATCACTGGTCCATCTGCCTGTTTGTGAAGCATTTCTCACTTTCTCACAGGCATGAACTTTGAACAAACTAGCGCGAGCCCACTAATGTGTGTGCGTCCGAGACAAAGACACAGCGCCTCACAACAGAAATCAGTGCAGCTTCATTAGAGATCGTCCCCTGGGAACCCTCGCCTGTAAACGCAGGGGTCAAAAGAGGCCGGGGGTCACGTGAGAACCCATCTGCggctgtatgagtgtgtgtgagactgttaCTGAGAAACACGTCTTGACACACATTCACTTCAGCTGTTTTTCAGCAACGCAGGAATGAACATCATCTCAGAGAAGCACAACAGAGACAAGAGtgtgaaacaaaaaacagacaaaccaAAGTTACTATGAACCATAAAGAAACAGACTGAGAAGGTGAAAATGTTTAGGAATCACACTCAATAagtacagcatatatatatatatatatatatatacacatgcatttaATTCTTTCTAGTGATTTTGGGGTGCAGTATGACTGAATGGCTTGAGCTGTGATTTCAGAGATGTTTGAGACTGTGGGAAAGACAATTCAGCCCCCCGTCTCACAATCTGCCCTTATTAGCATATTAATACCCCACGGATCAGGCCCAGAGCAGCTGAGAGCCTGTGGCATCATGGTGGGaacagaggaaaaacaaacaagaataatAACAAGAAAAAGAAGCTTATTTTTGGGACTATTAGGAATTGTTTGAATAGTGATAATTATGCACATTATCAGGCACTTCTCAGTAATATATCACAAGCAAAACTGATATACACATTATCAGGCACTTCtcagtaatacacacacacacacacacatacatacatacacatacacacacacacacacacacacacacacacacacacacacacacacacacacacacagggatgcacaTAGGTTTTTCAGGCTGGTTCTCATAGTGTGACccataaaatataactataaaaaataatattactagggatgcaccgaattgAAAATTCTTGGCCCTagccgaacaaaatgaaacactgggccgaagGTTGAATACTGTACATggtttttcgattttttttttttccattttgcatttttttttttttttcttagcattattttaatttaaatagtgtgattttgctttcaaaatatttacttgacactgaatttttttttccattctagCAGATATTATACCAATAAAGCacaattaaacttaaaattaataagttactAAAATAATATCTTTTGGCGATCAGATCTCCTTCTTGAATCAGGCAGTCATTTTTTACtctacaaataaatgcagccttgctgagcagaacagacttcttttaaaacattagaaaatattgcAGATCCCAGTCtctgtgtgaatgttataatattGCAGATCCCAGTCtctgtgtgaatgttataataaatgtattaatggaGCTGTTGAACATTcagtgcattatatatatacttattattttttttttttttttcttttttacttttatttttatagaacaacagtattttataaaattacaaataatgctAAACATTATTAATGATGATAAAAGATTCTTGCGTCTTTTTCTATGTGTCACATGTACATGATCTCCAGCTTTTTAtttcttgctttttctcagcTTGTATTTAGACAGAAGCCAATTTCGGTTGCCGTAAACATTTAGTTGatctttattttgctttttttattttttttttttttttttataaaattacaaagtgtgataatactattatattttaaaataaaaagggagtattaaaaatacaattattttacagtaaacttacaaaataaaatgctaatattcacTTTTTATGTGAATTTTCATCTTCAAACTTATCAgcaattttttatgttatttttaatcttttaactTATCAGCAATAAGCAATAATATCAGCAACTTTTTATGTGAATTTTCATCTTCAAACTTATCAGCaataagcaataataatagttttgatAAAGGGAGTACAATTAGGTTCTATTAAAGTTCAAACTAATTTCTCAGGCCCACATCACATTCATACTCAATATTTTAGGAagctttattgtaatttaaacgTTCCACCTGTTTAAAATCAGAGTAATAACAATTATATCGCTCTAAGAGAGCCacattacaatactaatatttttagcaaaaaaatgtatatttcacattaagtatattaataattttgcttCACACTAAAGTTGTAGGACATGTCTATGATCTACAAACTGTTAAAAGCCTGGATACTACAGGCAAACACTGGTTTTCACGGGGCAAATACAAAGTAGAAATAAGGGCTGTAGAGCCTAGATTTTTGTGAACAGAGGTGCAAGCTTTTAGTATTTGATTTCTTCGGTGTATAATCTGTTCTGCACTAATACTCTCTGACTGCAGGAGAGGAGAGATGATGTTTATATCAGTTTATATCTGCTCCCAGCTCAGTGCTTTACtgttaaaagacaaaatatgtaaTGTTACTGGTAACCAAACTGAATAGTGAAATACAGTGAAAGCATGATTGTTTTTAGTTATTAGTTCTGtccttatatttttcattttacaggcAACATACAAAACTCAGGTCCAGTGCCCCATCTATCAAACTGGGCTCTAAATTTAGCAAACACTGTATGAGAACAGAGAAGGTAAAACAGTGTCATAAGGTCAAATAACTGTTGCTAATGTGTGTTTTCATAGATCTGCAGGAGTGTGCGTCTCATACCGCGTGGCAAACATGGCCCTGAGCGAGGAGAAAGTGGCCGCGTCCTCCTTTAGGGCTTTGAGCTCGTTGCGAAGCTTCATCATGGTTTCAGTCACCATGGCCTTTTCGTTCTCATATTTGCTCTTCAGGTTGGCCAGCGCCACCTCAGCggtctgaaaaacaacaacaacaaacacacggGCAATTAGCagcttgttaatgttaataatgtctTAATATCATCATGCCTTAAAACTTTTGGGGTTTTTGTTATTAAagacaaataagcaagcccagcccaggtgacaaacaGTAACACAACAGTaacaatgcattactttccataaaaacaaaGAGTCAAACACAAACCATAGCTCTGGGGGTCCtggtgtcattttaaatgaatgcaaagaCATGAAGAAACACTAGTTAAGACCCACTAGCAATGAGGGTGAAATGCTAACCTGTTTGTTGGCCTTCAGGACGGTCCTCAGCGTGGCTATCTGCTCCCTCTTGGTGCTGAGGAGTGATTTGAGTTTGAGGATCTCCTCCACGCTGGCCTCCTGGTCTCGGTCCGCCCCGAGACCCAGCTCAAGGGAAGCCATGCGCTGGCGCGAGAGCTCGGTGGTGCGGTCCACCGCTAGCTGCAGGTGTCTGATCTGGTCACGGATGATAGCCACCAGGTTATAGATGTTCATGGGCTCTTTGCGGGGATCAGCCACCGGGGACGGGACGGAGGAGACCGGAGACGAAGCTCCGTCGCTGGGGAAGAGGCCGCGGGTCAGCAGGATGGGAGAGCGGCGGCCGCGACCCTCAGGGCTGCCCCAGCCTGTGTTCTGTGTGCCATTAACGCCAGCCTTACCTTCGCGGTAGTAGTCGAGCATGATGCGGTTCGGCGTTTCGTTGTTGCACATGCACACGTGATGGTAGAGGTTGGCTAGCTCCTCGCTGAAGGTGGCAAGCTCGTCTTGTGCAATGTTTAGGCTGCCCTGGGATTCGCCTGCCACTTCGCTGGCTTGACGGAGCTCTTTCTCCAGCCGTGCCAGCTGCTCGCGGTCGGCTCTGCTGCTGCGCTCCAGAGAAGTGACCTGTGTGCTTAAAGATGCAACCTGGCTCTCCAGCTGTGCCCGCTCCTCCTTATACTGGGACTGACAGGCTGAATGTTCTGCCTTTAACGTTTTGAGCTCCTCCTTCAGTTGACTTGCCTCAGACACAGCGACCTGTGGTATCAAACGAATCAGCGTTAGGGCTGGGATTATAAATCGATCCATCACGATTCGTGGATTAATTCTTCTTGATTCTCTCTCCAATTGATTGAAAGAAGAGCGCTTCTGCATTTGGCTGAGTAATGTAACCATTTAAATGTACTTGCACATCGGCTTTCTTGCTTTGCGCTTCTGCATTTGGCTGAGTATAGATGCAATGTAAACATTTTAGCCCACTGTGCTGTGAAAGGACCTGGAAGCAAGCAGAATACTGCTGTGACTTTAAATTCACATACAGTTAACTACCTCAGAATCGATTCTACTTTAAAATGCCCAATCTCAGACTGACACTACTAATCGATACAATGCCAAGCTGTAACATCACAATGTGAATTTACAGGAAACCTTTTGCAGCATACTAAATGAATCAACTCACACTTACAAATGATTGCAACAGAgtgtgattacatttttaaagaatcaacTCACACTTACAAATGATTGCAACAGAGtgtgattacatttttaacaaaaccaATATTCACTGGTCTGAAGGAATTTAGTTCATAGAAATAGATATGCGAGCCAGCATTTTCATGAGGAACTGAATCACTTTATTTAATGGATTATGATGAAACAACGTTCAGTGTTAGCATTTCCCTGTAACGTtgattcattttgaggaatacagAATCTCTGTTTTGTGATTTGAGTAAAGAGTCTGGTGTCTAATACAAATGTCAATAATGCAGAACAGAGACAAAAGAATATTGGTAGAGGAGATAAACTctgcattttatataaaacacaaaagtgtGAATGTTTGTGGAATATTTTAGTCTCCAATCACGAGTTATTATGTCTGTAGTTCAAAGGGCCCTTTTCTTTCAGCCTTGTgctcaaaagaaaaacaaaatacatagtagggctgcacgattatgacaaaaatcaattATCGATTATTCCTTTGAAACTGTAATTGCgatttttaattatgattatcacaatttacattgaatgaggtttataccattgtttgatgcaactgcatgccgtatttttatatgaaaataatcaagctgaaaacactcttaactgaaaaacttttagtgcttaagcctcaaatgtcaaatatacatcggtttggtttcttctttaaattataaacaactaaaaatatgaatggtattagaatgttatactaaaactaaaattaaaataatggggaaaacccttaagataacatgtagaaagaaaaaacgcatcttaagcacgcagaataatataagtggactttgaacgtttaattgccgctttgaacgattacgtaattgcgGCATCCACAACTGTAactgcgattagaaattcgatgaATTGCGCAGCCCTAATACATAGTACACAAAAGAGTCCATTTTTAATTGGATACTTTAGGCattgaatgaaaatatatttatcgACTGGTTCACATTctaagattagatttttttttccctttacatttttaaaaaatatctaaaaaaaaaaaaaatccacgtCGTATCCACATTctaagattagattttttttcctttaaaatcatCCGTTGATGTCCACCTCGTAGTATTCGCTGTCCTCGTGGCTGTCGCGATCTTTCTCGTTGTCCAGAGCGGACTGGCGCTCTTTGCTGGCCTGGAGTTTGCGGACGGCGTTGAGGTTCTCGGTGAGACGGCTGACCTTCTCGTGCTGCTCAGACAGCGCTCCATGAGCCTGCTCCAGCTGCTTCTGAGACTCCTGCAGGCTCGACAGCAGCGTCACCTTCTCCCGCTCCACCTGAataacacacaaagacacacgcGACATCAATCTTTTCATTACTACCACATCATCTGTTTGAGCCCAGTGTCATTCTTCACTCAGCTCAGTCGAATGCAGTCCACTCTGATTGCATGAAGGTTGCATTGTTGCAGCGTCAAATGCATGAACTAAAAACCTGACTTCAGTCAACACACCAGGGGAACTCATTTCAGTGAGTTTTGAGTTTTTGCAGGACACATGCATGGTTTATTCTACAGGTTTTGTGAAAgtacatttaagactttttaaagaccttttaaagaacaagaaaataaaatgtaatgactCATTTAAAGATTTCC is part of the Cyprinus carpio isolate SPL01 chromosome A8, ASM1834038v1, whole genome shotgun sequence genome and encodes:
- the zgc:171572 gene encoding LOW QUALITY PROTEIN: protein bicaudal D homolog 2 (The sequence of the model RefSeq protein was modified relative to this genomic sequence to represent the inferred CDS: substituted 2 bases at 2 genomic stop codons), which produces MSAEQQRDLTRAEVQRLSRELAETTREKMQAAEYGLAVLEEKQRLKQQYDELEAEHESVRQELEQLREAFGQAHSNHRKVAADGESREESLIQESACKEAYYEQRMQELQSELRQARNILTNVQSENDRLATITQELRESSQMVELQRSRLRDDIKEFKFREARLLQDYSELEEENITLQKHVSVLKQSQVEFEGLKHEIRRLEEDTQFLNSQLEDAIRLKEIAERQLGEALETIKTEREQKAALRKELSQYMTIGDSMYHSPLSISLDGLKFSDDTSIEPNNDEPLHVYENGFDKIANKDNRVSTPKKGELFHPSSSLVDNLLNELNISEIKKIKKHPQHVEREKVTLLSSLQESQKQLEQAHGALSEQHEKVSRLTENLNAVRKLQASKERQSALDNEKDRDSHEDSEYYEVDINGXFXRKKNLILECGYDVAVSEASQLKEELKTLKAEHSACQSQYKEERAQLESQVASLSTQVTSLERSSRADREQLARLEKELRQASEVAGESQGSLNIAQDELATFSEELANLYHHVCMCNNETPNRIMLDYYREGKAGVNGTQNTGWGSPEGRGRRSPILLTRGLFPSDGASSPVSSVPSPVADPRKEPMNIYNLVAIIRDQIRHLQLAVDRTTELSRQRMASLELGLGADRDQEASVEEILKLKSLLSTKREQIATLRTVLKANKQTAEVALANLKSKYENEKAMVTETMMKLRNELKALKEDAATFSSLRAMFATRCDEYVTQLDEMQRQLAAAEDEKKTLNSLLRMAIQQKLALTQRLEDLEFDPQLNRPGGASGRSKTTASSRGKPTHSHVSHPAAATCGGRAEPNGLLGTPVVFCSEKYKIYCD